A window of Candidatus Nitrospira allomarina genomic DNA:
TCGAGGCGATCACCGTATTTTCTTTCATAAGGCATAAGCATGGCGCATACGTACGATCATCAGGCTGTTGAAGCAAAGTGGCAGGCATATTGGGCTCAATCCGGGACGTTCCAGGTTCAGGAAGATTCGGACAAACCCAAATATTATTGTTTGGAGATGTTTCCCTATCCCTCGGGCCGGATACACATGGGCCATGTGCGCGTATATGCCATCGGGGATGTCGTGGCCCGTTATAAGACGATGCGTGGGTATAACGTGTTGCATCCGATGGGATGGGATGCTTTCGGGTTGCCGGCAGAGAATGCCGCAATTGAGAAAGGGGTGCACCCCAACGTTTGGACTCAAGAAAATGTGGCCTATATGAAAGGACAACTTCAGCGGATGGGTCTGTCCTATGATTGGGATCGTGAGGTGAATACGTCTCAGCCTGACTATTACCGCTGGAATCAATGGATCTTTGTGAAAATGGTTGAGCGTGGATTGGCCTATCGAAAACGCTCGGCAGTAAATTGGTGTCTTTCTTGTGAAACGGTATTGGCAAATGAGCAGGTCTTGGAGAAAGAAGGAAAAGACGGAGGGGTGTGCTGGCGATGCGAGTCGGTCGTCATTCAAAAAGAATTGGAGCAGTGGTTTTTCCGTATTACGTCCTATGCGCAGGAATTATTGGACGGCTGTGAACGGTTGGGGACCTGGCCGGCTCGTGTGCTGGCCATGCAGCGGCATTGGATTGGGCGGAGCGAAGGGGTGGAGCTGGATTTTCCCTTAGCGGAGACCGTAGCCGGGCTACAGGCGATCCGGGTGTTTACCACTAGACCGGATACCATTCATGGCGCGACCTTCATGAGCCTTGCACCAGAATCGCCCCTGGTCGAACAATTGATAGCCGGAAGACCTGAGGCCGCCGGGGTTCGAGCGTTTGTGACTCGTGTGTCTCGCGTGGATAAAGCGACGCGTACGGCTGCTGATCGGGAGAAAGAAGGTGTGTTTACCGGCGCCTACGCCATCAATCCGTTTACCAAGGAACGTATCCCGATTTGGGTGGCGAATTTTGTGTTGTATGAATATGGCACGGGGGCGATTATGGCCGTTCCCGCGCATGACCAACGAGATTTTGAATTCGCGAAAACCTATCGCATCCCGGCTCGACTGGTGATTCAAGATCCGGAAGGCCGGCTGAGCTCTGAAGCTCTGGAATCGGCTTATGAAGAACAGGATGCCGCCGGACTCCTGGTGAACTCAGGGAATTTTTCCGGCATGTCCGTGTCGCAAGCCAAACAGGCCATCGGCGAATATGTGGAAACACAGGAATGGGGAAAGCGATCCATCAATTTCCGTTTAAGAGATTGGGGTATCTCCAGGCAACGCTATTGGGGGACGCCCATTCCGATGTTGTATTGTGATCGCTGTGGCATTGTCCCGGTTCCCGAAGGCGACCTGCCGGTGTTGCTGCCTGACGATGTGCCATTCACCGGGAAAGGTGGGTCTCCGCTTAAGGAATCTCCGTCGTTTTCACAGGCCACCTGTCCCATGTGTGGCGGTCCGGCACGCCGCGAAACCGATACCATGGATACCTTTGTAGATTCGTCCTGGTACTTCCTTCGGTATTGCTCGCCCAAAGACGTCACGCAAGCCGTGAATCCCCAAGCCGCACAACATTGGATGGCGGTGGACCAATATGTCGGCGGAATCGAGCATGCGGTGTTGCATCTGTTGTATGCGCGCTTTTTTACCAAAGTCTTACGAGACCTGGGTCTCACAATGGCTGATGAACCCTTCATCCATTTGCTCACCCAAGGCATGGTGACCAAGGAAACCTACTGGTGTGAAGAGCATCGATGGATGCTTCCCACCGAAATAAAAAAAATGGGCGAGCAGCGGGTCTGTATTCACTGTGGGCGGAGTATTGTGACAGGCCGTACGGAGAAGATGTCCAAGTCTAAAAAAAATATTGCTTCCCCTGAGGACTTGTGCGATCGCTATGGAGCGGACACGGCCAGAATGTTTTCGTTGTTTGCCGCACCACCGGAAAAGGATTTGGAATGGAGCGATACCGGGGTTGAAGGGTGCTATCGGTTTCTTAACCGGGTCTGGCGGTTGGTACAGGATCTTCTTCCGGTCTTGAATGGGGTAGCTTCCAATCAGGGATCCCGCGAGTCGGTGCTTTTGCCTCAATTGCAGCGGGCGACGCATCAGACGATTAAAAAGGTCACAGAAGATTTTGAGCGGGGCTTTCAATTTAACACGGCCATTGCGGCTCTTATGGAGTTTGTAAATGAGTTGTATAAGTTCTGGAAAGAATTTCCGGGGGAGGCCTTAACTGCTGGCGAGCGAGCGGAGTGGCGAACAACGTTGGAAACGTTAGTAGTGTTGCTGGCACCCTTTGCTCCGCACGTGACTGAGGAGTTGTGGGAACTCTTAGGGAAGCGCCCAGGGATGAGCCGGCAGGCGTGGCCTGACTTTGATCCCGTTCTGGTGGCCAGTGCCGAATGGACGATTCCTCTCCAGGTGAATGGCAAACTTCGGAGTAAGATCGTGGTTCCAGCCGGTTCGACAAAGGAACAGATCATTGCAGGCGCTCAGGCGGATCCAAAGTTGGTGGAATGGTTGCAAGGGAAGGTCGCTCGCAAAATTATCTATGTGGAACAAAAGCTGGTGAATTTTGTCATCTAACCCAGGCCGACCGGGTAGGCTTCTTCAGCGGGTGAGATTCCTGATGACCGGATGGGGAGTGTGGCTGTGCCTGATTGCCGGATGTGGGTACCAATTCACAGTTGAGGGGCCGGGCCCGGTCATCGGGGGGAGTGCCGGCCATGTGGCGCAAGGACCGCCGATTCGTATGGTCTTTCCGGTGCTCAAAAATAACAGCTTTGAACCAAACCTGGAATTCAAATACACCAGATACTTTCGCCAGGCGTTCCAATCTGTCGGAAGCGCAGAATTTGTCGATGATGGCTCCGCCGATTTTGTGATGGAAGGGGCGATTCTATCGGTCGGGCTTTCTTCATTAGCCTTTACTCGCACGCAGACACAAGAAAGCCGGGTTATGGTGAAAGTGTTGTTGAAGGTGAAGGATCGGAAAACGGGAAAAGTCCGATGGTCTCAAATCGGAACCAGTACAGCCGAATTTTTTGTGGGTGCCACATCCACCTCAGATGCCGAAACCGGATTGCAGTTTAACCGGGTTTTGCAGGATCGGGCGGTTGAGCAAGCGGGGCAACAGGTGGCTGCCGATTTAGCCGATCAATTTTTGGGGGCCAGGGAGCAGGGGGTTTTTGACAGGAATAGAAAGGAGACCATCCCGGATCCGGAATCGGGTGGTGGTGAATCCCCCGAGATCTCAGCGCCTTACGGAGATCTCATTACTCCAGGCTCCCAGATGCCTTGATTACCTGAATGGGTTAGCAGGATTGTCTGCTTTTTGAGGCGTATTCACCATGAAAGTTCATGAACTTCAAAGTCAGATCAACCGGCATGGGTTATCCCCTCTGTATTTGGTGATTGGGGAAGAGCCCTATTTCCGGGATCAGGCCTTGAGCATTCTTCGTGAGGCAGGTCAGAAAAAGGATGCTTCAAAATCATCGGACCATTTATCGGCCTATGATTCCTCCCAGATGTTTCATGTCGATGTCGTTTATGGGGATGAAACCGATGCGTCCGAGATATTAGCCATTTCGGAAGAGACCTCGTTTTTTTCATCGAGACGACTCCTCATCATTAAATGGGCAGAAAAACTCTCTGCTCGAGATGGGGAAGCTCTTATGCCCTATTTTCAGACTCCCAATGAAACGACCACGATGGTCATCACTGCAGCCAAACTGGACGGCCGGACGAAGTGGGTTCAAGATCTTAAAAAGCGGGGGACGGTGGTGGAATGCGCTCCCTTATTTGAGGGGCAGCGAGCAGGGTGGGTCACGCAGCGAGCGCGAGAGTTAGGCTTGCAGTTGGAAGACAGTGCCCTCGAGATATTGAAGGATCAGGTTGCCGAAGGGTTGTATGGGACGGCCGGTGAATTAGAGAAATTGGTGGCGTTTATGCCGGAGGGCCATCGAGTTCGGGCACAAGACGTGGAAACGCTCAGAGGAAAACCCCCTGGAATTTCGGTGTTTGATTGGTCGGAAGCCGTTGCGCGAGGGGATCAGGGGCGGGCATTGGATATCGTGGCAAAAAATTTAGAAACCGGCGAAGCACCCTTACGAATGTTGGGTGCCTTTTTGTGGCAGATGCGGAAGATCTGGAAAACGCACGAGTTGATGCAAGAAGGGTATGATGCCGGACAGGCCGCACGCCAATCAGGCATTCCTCCGTTTCGTGCGCGGGAATTTATCCAGCAGGTGCAGCGGTGGAAGCCATCCCACCTCCGTCGAGCATGGGAATTATTCGCTCAAGCGGATTCGGCTCTTAAAGGAGGGCGGGCATCACGTCCGAAGCTCATCTTGGATGACCTGGTCATCCAACTTTGCCGGGCCACTAAAGCTGATCAAGGCAGCAAGGTCTTCGGTGGCCGCAAATCTCACAAGTTGTGAGAACCCGTACCTATTTGACCATATTATTTGGGTGAGAGTGCGTTGACGCGGGATGCAAGACGGGAAACCCAACGAGAGGCGGTGTTCCGATGAAGCGTGCCTTTAGTTACGGCTTTATGCAGCTCAGAGGTCGCTTCTCGCAAAGAAACCTTAGCCTCTTCGCCCTTGTTCTCTTTGACCGCTCCATGAACTTTCTTGATAAAAGTCCTGACGCGTCGCATGATAGACCGATTGCGTTCCTGCCGCTTCAGAGTTTGTCGAGCTGCTTTAATTGCGGAATGATGTCGATTAGCCATAATTTCCTCCAGAAAAAATCGAAGTGTGATTTTTAACACAATACCATGAAAGTGGTCAATTGAACGGGGGGTAAATTTTCGGGGTGTTTAAATGCCTATTTGGCCCTTCAAATATGAGGTTTTCTCGAAAAATTAGTCAACTATTCTCTTTGGTCGCGATCGTTATGTGCCTTGCGACACCTATGGTCCTCTGATAAGATCGCTCTCTTCATTCCGCTCGAAACTTCCATGTGATGGTGGGTGTAGCTCAGTTGGTTAGAGCGCCGGATTGTGGATCCGGAGGTCGCGGGTTCAATTCCCGTCACTCACCCCATTTTTCCACTTTAACTGCACAAATTGAAGAATAATCAGAAGGACAGGTCTCCGCGTAAAGCGTTTGGGGCGAACCTCTTCACTAGTTAGATCGGCCTCAGGTTTAGTTTGTTTTTCGGTTAGGGACGGGAGCTGCCCTGTTCTGGTGTATGGAAGCTTTGGTCGATTCCAGACGGTAGAAGGCCAGTTTATCCGTCCTATCTTGGTAATCGATCGGTCAGGTACGTCTCGTCTAAAAAAAGATTCGGGATTTAATTTTCTGTCCCATTGATCTGAGATATGGGCCGCGGGTTTCAGCGGGCATGATTTTCTCTCCCCAATGGCACCAAGATATGAGAACCCGAAAGGCCCATGAGTTGGGTCTAACACATTATTGCTTATCGCCACATCAAACGTTAAGTAAAGGGATTATGCTTGATTGGAACGGAACACGATATTAATTACAGGGATTTCCGTCTCGGGGAATGCGCTATCGGGATGTTCCCGATGCCGCCTCGCTTCTGAGACTGTGGTTGGTTTCCTATGACTACAGCCGTTTTCATTCCTCTCCTTCCGCTGCTGGCCGCCATGCTGATTGGTTGGCAGGGTAAACGTCTGGCGTCCCGCGTGGCGTTGATCGGGATCGTTGCCACTGCCGGGTCCAGCGTTTTTTCGTTTCTGGCCCTGTACCACGTCAGTACCGAAGGCCCGTTTCAGCTCACCTTCTGGTCGTGGGGGCACGGACCCTCGCCTTCACTGACATTCGGGATGTTGGTCGACCGACTGACGGCCGTGATGATGGTGCTCATCTCCAGTGTCAGTACCATCATTCATCTGTATTCCCGCCGCTATTTACAGGGTGATCCGGGGTACCAGCGATTTTTCGGGTTACTCGGGTTGATGACCTTCACCATCCTCTCCTTAGTCGCCAGCGCAAACTTTTTGATGTTGTTTCTATTCTGGCAACTCCTGAGCTGGGTATTGTATCTCCTATTGGCTTTCAATTTCTCTTATCCCACGGCATGTGAGTATGCGCGAAAAACGTTATTGGTGCATCGAATCGGGGATATCAGTTTTCTCTGTGGCCTCCTGCTTATTTATGCGTATTTCGGCACGTTCGAATTTTTGGACGTATTTCAACGGGCGGCTGCAGATCCTCCGATGATCCGGTTATGGGCTGGGTCTACTTTTGAAATCAGCATCGTGCCGGTCATCGCACTGCTGATTTTTGTCGGCGCAATGGCCAAATCCGCACAATTTCCTCTCCACGTCTGGCTTCCGGACACAATGGACTCTCCAACCCCGGTCTCCGCCCTGATGCATGCCGGGATCATCAACGCCGGCGGGTTCCTGCTGAACCGGTTGGCCCCATTGTACGCCCTGTCTCCCTCGACCCTCCATCTGGTGTTCCTCGTGGGAGTCCTCACCGTCCTGCTCGGAGCCTCGATGATGTTGGTTCAGAATGACATCAAGAAAACTTTGGGTTTTTCTACCATGGGACAAATGGGGTACATGATCATGGAATGCGGCCTTGGCGCTTTTGCCTTGGCCATTTTTCACCTCATCGCCCATGGATTTTTCAAAGCCTCCCTCTTTCTGGCCTCAGGCAGTATTATTCAGGATGCGCGGCATGAACCGAAATTTCCTCCGGCCTCGGGCCATCAGCCGACCCGGCTGCCGAATAAACTGACGTGGACGACAGGATTGCTCGTCACGCTGTTCATGCCGCTGATTATTCTATTGGTAGCCCATGGGGTCCTGGACGTGCCTCTTCAAGATGATCACGGGGCGGTGATCTTTCTCTTTTTCGGATGGGTCACGGCCTCACAAGCCATTTTCAGCATTTACCGCCTGCATGCCGTGGCTTCCTGGAAGGTCGCCGGTGCCATGATCGTGACGCTGTTTTTCATCGGATTCGTCTATTTATGGGCGGGCGAAGCCTTTACGCATTTTCTCTATCCGGAGCCGGGCGTCGCCGATGGGTTTTTCAAGGCTGCGGCCTTCCCGCCGCAAGTGTTCGATGCGGTGATCATTTTTTCTACGCTGGTGGTGCTGTTCGGCTGGCTGGTTCTGTACACCACGGCCCGTGGCCAAAAAATACTCAATCCGAATTGGGTGCTCGCGATACGGCAAGCCGGCTGGGTCCTATTAATCAACCGGTGTTATGTGGACGGCATCTATAAAAAAACCGGCAGTGCCCTGCTCCGTTTGGCGCAGAAAGTCGCGTACCGGTATTAACCGTCATCAGGTGAGTTGTCGATTGATCATGATCTGTTGCTACTGTTCTCTCTTGTCCCGGTCTTTTTCATGGCGGGAAACATCATGAAACGGACCTCCCCCTCAGCATGGTGGGGTGTGGGATTAGCCTCTGTCCTGATAGCCGGGGGGGCCTTCGTCGCGTTTAGTTGGGAAGCGGAGATCTCTTCCTTTGTCAGTCTTCCGGCCGGCGCCATACTTCTTTCCTGTTTTTGTGCCATCCTGTGGCAAAAGGACACCTCCCGTATATCTGATGACGCGGTACCTATCATCCTGCTTGCCGGCCTGGGTCTGGGTGGAGTGATCGCGGTGGAGCCGATCAACCGGCTATTCATGATCGGCCTGCTCGGCTATGGGGGTTTCTTTCTGTCCCGGCACATGGCTGCCTCTCTGCAAAAGACCCTGGCTCTGGTGCATCTCGGATTAGCCGTGGTGTTTGGCATCGTGACGCTCTTCCTGGATGAAACCGGTCTCATGGTCGCCGGGCTTTTTCTGTTAGTCACCTTTTTGCCACTGGTTCCGTTTCATCTGCCATTTTTGGGAGTCGTGCGGTCTTCCCGGGAGTCCCTCGCCGGGGTGTGGGTCGTGGTCTGGCTGGCAACAGGTCTATCCCAACTCAAGAACGTCGAGGAATTTTTTCATCTGGAAGGGCTGTGGATCATTCCGGTGTTTGCGCTGGTGAGTGCCGGGTACGCTTCCTTGAAAGCCGCGGGACATCTTCTCCCTCGTGAAGGCATTGCCTATGCTGCCATCACCCTCCTCGCCTTACTGTGGGGTTTGCTCGCCACGTTTTTCCCATGTGGGGGTATGGGGAGTTCCCTATGGAATCGCGGTCGCATTGCTGATGAGTGGGATGTTGCAGTCCTTTGCCTTTTTACGCGAACGGTATGGGACACATAATCTGGTATCGTTGCAAGGGTTGGGTTCCGGGTTGCCGCGCTTTCGGGGGGCCTTCACGTTCATGATTTCACTGGTCATGCTGCTACCGCTTCTGCCGGTGGTAGCCGGATTTTTGACCATCCCGCTTAACGGCCCCGAGGCCTCACTGTTCCCCGTGTTGCTGTTGTTATTTATCGTGTGGTTCTCAGTCAGCTGGGTCTTTACCACCATGCTGCATCAGACCGCATTTGGAAAGGCCCGATCCGACGTACCCTATCGCGATTTGTCGCTGTATGAAATGTGGACACTCATCCTGTTAATGGGCACAGCAGGCTTTTTCGGAATACCCGCTTAATCTTATAACTCCTATGCAGAACACCAGAGGATACAGAAGATGACGGTTTCCACGGCACGTGAAGTCGAATCTCATAAAGAATTAGAACGCATCGAGGTCAGATCGCTGATTCATTTGGCGGGGGAAACCATTTCCCAATTTTGGCCCATGCAGACCTTCATTCACCACAATCCGCTGCATGGCCTGGAACACTTGAATATCCACCAGGCGATTGCCCAAGCCGAAAAATTTCTGGGAGGCCGCGGGTATCTTCCCAATGAGGAATATCGAAACCTATACCGGCAGGGCCGGATCCTGGATGAGGCGATTACCGATGCCGTCATGCCCTTCTCAGAGAACCGGTATGTCACCATCGGCACGCGAAACATTTCTCACATCGAAGTCTTGCGGACGATCCTGATTCATGGGAGCGGGACGATCCCTCATGATATCAGTGATGCCGTATTCGACAGTCTGCCTCGAGACTCCCAGGTAGTGGAATTGTTCACCCGCCTGCAATCCGGCGGCATCCTCAAGGATACCGATCTGTCGTTGCGCCAAAAGACAGACCACGCACGCCAGGATGTCGCCAATCAATATACACTTGCTGCATGGTGCGACCAGACATTTGAAACCTCTCTTCAGCAGCAGATCAATGAGGAACTCATCAAATGGTGTGCCGGATTTCTGGACGAAGGCCACGCTCCCTGGTCCATGCCTATGCGGGAAAAGACCTTCTATGGGAGTTGGAAAGCCCTGGCTCAGAAGGAGGTCACGGGTATTCTTCTGGGCATCCCGGACTGGAAGCTGAAACTTCAGCAACTTCCTGACCGGCCGGAAGATGCCGTGCTGGCCTGCCTCCAGGATTTGGATCTGCCTCAGAATCTCTGGAGCAACGTGTTTACCCTGCATTTGGCCCAATTGCCGGGATGGACGGGATTTCTCAAGTGGCGTGCCGATCAGGTGAACCATGAGTGGCAGAAGGCGTTTCCCGTCGATCTGGTTCAGTATATGGCGGTACGGCTCTTCTATGAGCGTGAGTTGGTGAGCAGGTTGTGCCACCAACAACTCGGGATACCCGGCACCTATTCGGCCATTACGTCCGCCCTGGAGCGGTTCCCGTTTGGATTCAGTCTCTACAAGGTTTTTCGTACCGGAAACCTAGATCCGGAGATGCTACCGGCTTTGGACGAAGGGATGTTTACCGTGGACCCCCTTCCTTTGCAAACTCTTGATGCATGGGGACGGGAAGCGGACGGTACATGGGGAAGGATTCAACGTGAAAGAACGGCAAAGGGGCACGCCTTGATCCTTCATCATCTGGCCGATTCCCTCGGCATTGCCCTGAAGGACGTGACGGAATGTCCGCCTGACACTGTGGATACCTTGGTGGGATGGATCACGAATTTTCCCGAATCCAACCATGGACCCTTGTGGCTTCAGGCATTCGAGATGAGCTACATGAAACGTTTCGTCACCAATCTGGCCCCCAATCTGGCTCTCGTTCGTGAATGGGATTCCAAACAGGAAAAGCCCGAATTTTCCAGACCGCCGGCCCAGGCCATGTTCTGCATCGATGTGCGATCTGAGGGCTTCCGGCGGCATCTGGAGGAAGTGGGTGGAAATGAAACGTTCGGATTCGCCGGATTTTTCGGAGTCCCCATCTGCTTTCAGAGGTTCGGCAGCGAACGGGAAACGGATCAATGTCCAGTCCTGCTCAAACCCAAACACCGGGTCAGGGAAATTCCCAGGGCCTATCAGGGCAAAGCGGCTGAACAATACCTCCAACGTCAGAATCTGGCGAAAACCGGACATGCGCTACTTCATGATCTGAAAGAAAATGTGATTACACCCTATGTCATGGTCGAAGCGATCGGCTGGTTTTTCGGGTTCCGGCTCTTCGGTCAGACTATTGCGCCTGCCTGGTACCGGACATTCACGTCGTGGGTGAAAGAATGGTTTGCGATTCCGATTGGGACCACGTTAACGGTCGACAAGCTGTCCCATGAGGAAGCGGAAGAAATGGTGGCGGCCGAACATCGGGCGACCATTCATCGTCTTTTAATTGAACGGTACGGCCGCATGGGCCTAGCCGTTTTACATGATCAAGTGGATCGTCTTCGCAAACAGGCTCTTTATCAAGCTGAAACGGACAGTGAGGACGAAGAAACCTTAAGCCGGTTGTTAGGATGGAATACCGCCACCCATGACCAATTTCTCGCGGAATTACGTCAGAATCACGGGATTCATCAACGGGCGGTGAGCCGGCGCATGCACCGGATCACGCAGGTAGGATTTACTCCTAAAGAACAGGCCTATTTCGTAGAAACCGCCCTGCGGATCCTCGGCTTTACACATGGCTTTTCCAGGTTGATATTGATTTGCGCCCATGGAAGTGTCTCGGAAAACAATCCCTATGAGTCGGCGCTGGACTGCGGCGCCTGCGGAGGCAACGAGGGGTATTCCAACGCCCGGGCCTTTGTGGAAATGGCGAATAAACCCTACGTCCGGGAGCTTCTCGCCCAGAAAGGCATTCACATTCCCGCAGACACATATTTTTTACCGGGGCAGCATAATACCACCACGGACGAGGTAGAGTTGTTCGATTTGGAGGATGTTCCGGCCACTCACCGGAAAGACCTCCTGCGCCTTGAACGCGATCTGGAAGAGGCGGGACGCAGAAATAGTCAGGAACGATTGTCCCGCTTTCCGGATGAACATGGCATGCCGTCGCTGAACAGAAGTCTGCGTCTGGCCAAACGGCGAAGTATGGATTGGTCTCAAGTGAGGCCCGAATGGGGCTTGTCGAGACACACGGCATTCATTGTCGGGCGGCGGCTATTGACGAGAGGCATCAATCTGGAAGGACGGACATTCTTACATTCCTATGATTACCTGCAGGACACCACGGGAAAATATCTGGAAATTATCATGACCGCGCCGTTGATTGTGGGCAATTGGATCAACATGGAACATTATTTTTCAACGGTGGACCCGGAGGTATACGGAGCCGGGAGCAAAGTGTACCATAACGTCGTCGGCCGGATCGGGGTGATGTATGGCTCGCAAAGTGACATGCGCATCGGACTGCCCGTGCAGACCGTCTATGATGGTTCCACGCCCTACCATGAACCGATGCGGCTGATGGCCATCATCGAGGCGCCCTTGGAGCGCATATCCGCCATCATTGCGAGGCATGATCTTTTGCAGAAGCTGATGGGTAATCAATGGGTCAATCTGGTGGCCCTTGATCCGATCACCATGGAGTTTTTTCTATACCATTCATCCGACGATTGGCGGATCATTCTTTAATATCATTGCGAGGAGGCAGGACAGGCCATGAGCATCAGGCTATTTCCCATGAAAGAGATCA
This region includes:
- the leuS gene encoding leucine--tRNA ligase, whose translation is MAHTYDHQAVEAKWQAYWAQSGTFQVQEDSDKPKYYCLEMFPYPSGRIHMGHVRVYAIGDVVARYKTMRGYNVLHPMGWDAFGLPAENAAIEKGVHPNVWTQENVAYMKGQLQRMGLSYDWDREVNTSQPDYYRWNQWIFVKMVERGLAYRKRSAVNWCLSCETVLANEQVLEKEGKDGGVCWRCESVVIQKELEQWFFRITSYAQELLDGCERLGTWPARVLAMQRHWIGRSEGVELDFPLAETVAGLQAIRVFTTRPDTIHGATFMSLAPESPLVEQLIAGRPEAAGVRAFVTRVSRVDKATRTAADREKEGVFTGAYAINPFTKERIPIWVANFVLYEYGTGAIMAVPAHDQRDFEFAKTYRIPARLVIQDPEGRLSSEALESAYEEQDAAGLLVNSGNFSGMSVSQAKQAIGEYVETQEWGKRSINFRLRDWGISRQRYWGTPIPMLYCDRCGIVPVPEGDLPVLLPDDVPFTGKGGSPLKESPSFSQATCPMCGGPARRETDTMDTFVDSSWYFLRYCSPKDVTQAVNPQAAQHWMAVDQYVGGIEHAVLHLLYARFFTKVLRDLGLTMADEPFIHLLTQGMVTKETYWCEEHRWMLPTEIKKMGEQRVCIHCGRSIVTGRTEKMSKSKKNIASPEDLCDRYGADTARMFSLFAAPPEKDLEWSDTGVEGCYRFLNRVWRLVQDLLPVLNGVASNQGSRESVLLPQLQRATHQTIKKVTEDFERGFQFNTAIAALMEFVNELYKFWKEFPGEALTAGERAEWRTTLETLVVLLAPFAPHVTEELWELLGKRPGMSRQAWPDFDPVLVASAEWTIPLQVNGKLRSKIVVPAGSTKEQIIAGAQADPKLVEWLQGKVARKIIYVEQKLVNFVI
- the lptE gene encoding LPS assembly lipoprotein LptE, with amino-acid sequence MTGWGVWLCLIAGCGYQFTVEGPGPVIGGSAGHVAQGPPIRMVFPVLKNNSFEPNLEFKYTRYFRQAFQSVGSAEFVDDGSADFVMEGAILSVGLSSLAFTRTQTQESRVMVKVLLKVKDRKTGKVRWSQIGTSTAEFFVGATSTSDAETGLQFNRVLQDRAVEQAGQQVAADLADQFLGAREQGVFDRNRKETIPDPESGGGESPEISAPYGDLITPGSQMP
- the holA gene encoding DNA polymerase III subunit delta, which produces MKVHELQSQINRHGLSPLYLVIGEEPYFRDQALSILREAGQKKDASKSSDHLSAYDSSQMFHVDVVYGDETDASEILAISEETSFFSSRRLLIIKWAEKLSARDGEALMPYFQTPNETTTMVITAAKLDGRTKWVQDLKKRGTVVECAPLFEGQRAGWVTQRARELGLQLEDSALEILKDQVAEGLYGTAGELEKLVAFMPEGHRVRAQDVETLRGKPPGISVFDWSEAVARGDQGRALDIVAKNLETGEAPLRMLGAFLWQMRKIWKTHELMQEGYDAGQAARQSGIPPFRAREFIQQVQRWKPSHLRRAWELFAQADSALKGGRASRPKLILDDLVIQLCRATKADQGSKVFGGRKSHKL
- the rpsT gene encoding 30S ribosomal protein S20; translation: MANRHHSAIKAARQTLKRQERNRSIMRRVRTFIKKVHGAVKENKGEEAKVSLREATSELHKAVTKGTLHRNTASRWVSRLASRVNALSPK
- a CDS encoding NADH-quinone oxidoreductase subunit 5 family protein, with product MTTAVFIPLLPLLAAMLIGWQGKRLASRVALIGIVATAGSSVFSFLALYHVSTEGPFQLTFWSWGHGPSPSLTFGMLVDRLTAVMMVLISSVSTIIHLYSRRYLQGDPGYQRFFGLLGLMTFTILSLVASANFLMLFLFWQLLSWVLYLLLAFNFSYPTACEYARKTLLVHRIGDISFLCGLLLIYAYFGTFEFLDVFQRAAADPPMIRLWAGSTFEISIVPVIALLIFVGAMAKSAQFPLHVWLPDTMDSPTPVSALMHAGIINAGGFLLNRLAPLYALSPSTLHLVFLVGVLTVLLGASMMLVQNDIKKTLGFSTMGQMGYMIMECGLGAFALAIFHLIAHGFFKASLFLASGSIIQDARHEPKFPPASGHQPTRLPNKLTWTTGLLVTLFMPLIILLVAHGVLDVPLQDDHGAVIFLFFGWVTASQAIFSIYRLHAVASWKVAGAMIVTLFFIGFVYLWAGEAFTHFLYPEPGVADGFFKAAAFPPQVFDAVIIFSTLVVLFGWLVLYTTARGQKILNPNWVLAIRQAGWVLLINRCYVDGIYKKTGSALLRLAQKVAYRY
- a CDS encoding DUF2309 domain-containing protein, which codes for MTVSTAREVESHKELERIEVRSLIHLAGETISQFWPMQTFIHHNPLHGLEHLNIHQAIAQAEKFLGGRGYLPNEEYRNLYRQGRILDEAITDAVMPFSENRYVTIGTRNISHIEVLRTILIHGSGTIPHDISDAVFDSLPRDSQVVELFTRLQSGGILKDTDLSLRQKTDHARQDVANQYTLAAWCDQTFETSLQQQINEELIKWCAGFLDEGHAPWSMPMREKTFYGSWKALAQKEVTGILLGIPDWKLKLQQLPDRPEDAVLACLQDLDLPQNLWSNVFTLHLAQLPGWTGFLKWRADQVNHEWQKAFPVDLVQYMAVRLFYERELVSRLCHQQLGIPGTYSAITSALERFPFGFSLYKVFRTGNLDPEMLPALDEGMFTVDPLPLQTLDAWGREADGTWGRIQRERTAKGHALILHHLADSLGIALKDVTECPPDTVDTLVGWITNFPESNHGPLWLQAFEMSYMKRFVTNLAPNLALVREWDSKQEKPEFSRPPAQAMFCIDVRSEGFRRHLEEVGGNETFGFAGFFGVPICFQRFGSERETDQCPVLLKPKHRVREIPRAYQGKAAEQYLQRQNLAKTGHALLHDLKENVITPYVMVEAIGWFFGFRLFGQTIAPAWYRTFTSWVKEWFAIPIGTTLTVDKLSHEEAEEMVAAEHRATIHRLLIERYGRMGLAVLHDQVDRLRKQALYQAETDSEDEETLSRLLGWNTATHDQFLAELRQNHGIHQRAVSRRMHRITQVGFTPKEQAYFVETALRILGFTHGFSRLILICAHGSVSENNPYESALDCGACGGNEGYSNARAFVEMANKPYVRELLAQKGIHIPADTYFLPGQHNTTTDEVELFDLEDVPATHRKDLLRLERDLEEAGRRNSQERLSRFPDEHGMPSLNRSLRLAKRRSMDWSQVRPEWGLSRHTAFIVGRRLLTRGINLEGRTFLHSYDYLQDTTGKYLEIIMTAPLIVGNWINMEHYFSTVDPEVYGAGSKVYHNVVGRIGVMYGSQSDMRIGLPVQTVYDGSTPYHEPMRLMAIIEAPLERISAIIARHDLLQKLMGNQWVNLVALDPITMEFFLYHSSDDWRIIL